The genomic window AATTTTTCTGCTTATTGTAGGCTCTGGGTACGAGCACTTGTTCTCAGCCTTGTCCGACTTACAAAGGTATTTCTAAGTAAAAATATTAGAGCagtttttagtttttgtttgtggAAACTAAGGCTATATTATATTGAATCTGatggatttttcctttgaaaatttgtcattttattGTAAACCAAAGAATGTTTCATTAACTTTTTAgtgcctttgatttttttatgtacGTTTTAGTTATTCTTTTATAttgtttaaatggaaaattgAGAGCTATTTAATCAGGGGGAATAATTCTTTCTAATTCTCACGGAATTTAAGTAAAGGCAGTGTTGTGTACTGAATAGAATTAACTTTTCCTATCAGGataattatattattatctTTCctacatttctattttgaaatatttaatatccaCAGATATAGCTTTTaatcatttaattatttttttctggttttttcctctctccccagaGATGGCAATGTTAGACAAGCCATAATTAGGACTTTCTGCATCTCCTAGTCTCAAAACTCTAATGCAACCTGTCCTTATCTTGAAGTGAATATAACATTGAGGATTTATTATTTTGACTGTTGCTGTTTTAATAAGACagtttccaaatgtttttctgtcatATCTTGGATTTTTATCACTGCTGAAAAGGCATGGGACTTCAGAATTCTGGGGAGGCATATACAGTTATAGATAAATACCTATTTATTAGAAAAGTACTTTGATCACATTTGATATCAAGTTTGCTTAAGTCAATATAGTTACAATTTCTAAACATGTCCTCAGTCACTATTTAAATTTTAGATGTATTGTTTAAAGCTTTTAGcaataaaattctaaaataattcaTAGTTGTAAGAAGTTGTTCCTTTTGGGAACAGGAATTGAGAACCTAGGTAGGGTCTATTCTTAGCATTTGTAATATGGAATGTAGTTTTCTGTCATTCAACTAGGTTTGGGTTCATCCAGCTCCCTTTTACTCTTAACTCCTCATCGCTTTATTAAAGCTTCTTAGTTTTAAGGGACTTCTTTGTAgggttttgtgggtttcttctctgtttaaaGAGAGATGTGTCTGAATATGCCTCTTTCCAACAGATTGAGTACAGAAGAAGCCTAACTGCctactgtaaaataaattaaaggctTAATAATAactgattttatatattttaattggcTTGGAGCTCGCAGTGGCAAGTACCTCACAGGCTAAAGGTGCAAATCTAACCTATGTGAAATTAATTAGCACAAATATTTATGGTGATCACTTCTTTAAGAGATATGAACCTCGTAGTGAACTTTTTCTAATACATTTATTCAAATGCCATGTAAAGAAAGTGGATGCAGGAACTacatttctgtctttcactTAGATGAGTGCTCTGTTGTTCAAGTGATGTGAGGAAGTTAAAATGCTTCAGTCAACTTGATCCTGATCTCATGCTAATCCTCCCCCCAACTCCTTCCTGGTTTTTCTTCCATCAATTCCTTTATCCTCCTCCCCAATAGGACacattcatttctctttttttttcttgcctttcttcaGTCACTCAATAATTTATCTTGCTACTAGCAACATATTTGTTCTTCATACAGGGAGCTAATAATCCAGGAAACCCAAACTATCTTTTTTCATGTGGTTATATAGGTGAATATGGGTGTAATATATTTATAGAGTACCAATTTCAGAAGGCTGCATAAGACTGAATTTAGTTTTTTCCCAAGTCCTTAAAATCATTAGGGAAATCTGcatgaaaggataaaaaaaaggaTTGCAAATAATGATTGCAAATACTTAAGCACTCAGGATCTTAATTCATTGTTTCAGCATGTTAtgactaaaaaataaattttaccaATTCCATTGCTGTCCTTTGGGAGTTCTTACGGATCACACTTCAAGCTATTTTTCTGTAGCCATTAATGATGGGCATTTCAACTTGTGTAAAAGAGGTTCCCTGTGCAGGACTTTTATCTGGtatcttttcttcctgtgtcaTCCATCATAGTATTCCGTTCATTAAATACTTCCACAGTATTGTATTCATTAAATATGTATACTTCTTATTAGCTTGGTTTTTGCATTGGTAAGAAGAAATGGTAgtaattttagtttttttaatgcttataaGAATCTTAAGGTAATTGTGTCTGGTTTTAGTACTAAAATAGTCTTTaatagtctttaaaataaaaggtaacTTTAGAATTGAATTATAAATCATTCTTTTTGTGAGAGCATGGTTTAGGCAGCTGATTATTTATCAGTGGTAGTGTGTAGAAAAATACCCTTTAACTTTCTTTGATTGTTAAAGTAGTATACTTGtgaaaatttataatttttttttaattagggatttttttccttacaaattGGTTCTTATAAAAGTATCAACATTTTGTTATACATATCTTGTTACAAACCAAGCACATATGGGAACGTATTTCAGTTGGCTCTTTTAGCTCTCTCTTGATTAAAGCTTTAGCCTCTAGTATGTTTTAGGTACTACACTTGAACATGCTTCCCATCGCTGAAACATCCTTAATGgttaatgtttttcatttccagcaATGTAAGCACTTTGCCTATGGATTTGCAGAGGAAGTCAGAAAACTGAACTTCGGTGCTGTAACACCTGgttatgattttatgaaaacaCTTAGGTACCTATCTTAATGCTTCTATAAGATCACTTTTGTGTTGGGCTCTCCAAATGCAAATGAAGAGTGTGCATATTTCTTCTATACTGTGGGGTGCTCACCACTCTTTCTTTCAGCACTAATGTATTTGCAACATTTTTATATAATGATGATGAGTAATGTTgagcattttctttcctctagGGAGGGCATAGAGTCTATTCTTCCTGCTAATGTTCATGAGATAGCTGAGAACCGGCTCTATGTGTCAGTCACTAACTCAAAAAGTGGGGAAAATCGCTTGGTTTCAAATTTTCCCTCCAGGGAGGACCTCATTAAGGTAATGAAGTGctgcattaaataaaaatgcttgaGTTTCTTCAAGACTTAAGAGTATGTTATTAGCTGTACAATGAATCACTGTTTTACTCAAATAACCACTTATACTATCAGTGGTGCTACAAGCATAACATAAACAATGGAAGCAGAATTTGATCCTACAGTTTCACAAATTTTGCTAAAATTCATTTTGTGCTTGTGTGTGTTTCCTTAATCTGTTATTATTAAGGTATATTCTACCTGgtaggcaaaatatttttaaaaagtaataggGTAACTCGTTGCAGTATATGAGAATAAAATAATCTCGAAATTTTATAATAAGTTTTGCATCTCTTACTTCACTGACACTATTTATATTAAGTTTCATcacaaaagaaagtaaaagaagttttaaaaaaaccctcaacacTTCTTATAGGTCTTTTTGGGGAATAGATATCATGTAATGATAAGTCCTATATGTAAACTGTATTTTATCTGGTACTGGAAAGTATatgttttgctgctcttctcttcaTTTGAatgtcactttttaaatttggaTCAGGATTGTATACATAAGCTGATATGAAATTGTAGGAGGAAGTCAGATGTATGTAAAGCATGTTCTAGTAATTGATTGTATCTTAGTGGAGATTATCATAAGTATAGCagaataaaagaggaaaaagaataaggAGGAATTCCTTTCACTATCGTTGTGGATGCTTAGAACAAATAAGAGTTTCTTTACAGttatcactttaaaaaaatcacacttgtTTACATAATCTCAAACTATACATTGGGAGTTTgcctttaaagtattttaaaaaatcttgatCCTATTATGTTAGTTCTCATAATTTTTAAGACTTCCTCATGCAAAGATAATTATGCAAAAAGTTTGTCTCAAATTATGAACTGTAATTGCTAGCTATAGAAATAACTAGCAGTGACAAGCATGGACATTATTATTCTGTAGGTATATGGGTTTTTGCAGTGAAAACTTCTAACCTGAAGAGAATTAGAAGCATTAGGATGACCTTGGAAGTTTGAACATATTAGTATTTCAATAGTTCTCTCATTGATTTAGCCGTTTCTATTCTATTCTTTTGTTCTCTATGGTAGCAGTAAAATGGATTGGaataatagcaataaaattacaaataattgcTCACTGGAATACATTCATATTGTCTGATTTTTCAATGCAGCTCATAATACATGTTTTTGTGCATACCttcatctctgtgtgtgtcatGTGTACAGCTGTCTGAGTGTAGGTGGCTGCTGCAGTAGCTTGGAGGGTAGAATTTGTTTGGTTATTTGATTGTATTAGGCCTAGAGATGACCTGCTATATCCAAGGCTGGATAAAAATACTGCTGAGCAAACTGTTTTACAAACAGCAAAATTTCTGTACCCTCTGTCAGAAATCTTTCAACTTCCATATGCATTTGGTTTCAATGCTTAACAAGCCTCATGGTTTCCAAAATTTTTCATAATGGCTGAACTGAATATATGTTGCTACAGTTTTaagcttttatcttttttactATTCCCAGTGGACATGGAAAGTCAATTAATAATCTCCCACATTTGAAATAGTCTTTACATATGTGAAGACAGTGATCTTGTATCAGCATTCCTAGACTTGCTGTTTTGAACTGAAGGTGACAGGGAAGAGAGGCATgatttgtgtgtttgtgaggGAGCAGGGCACTGAAGACTGTTGAATTTAGTTTGGAAAGGTGGGAGCAGCGTATTGAGGCCTGCAGTGGTCTGTTAATGGTAGAGAAATACTGAAAGTGTTCTTCAAATTTATCCTTCCTCTCCTCACTCTTGAGATCTAAGTGActttagaaggaaaaacaactgcTTTCTTCAGTCCTTCTGAAAAGAATTCAAGTTTTGCAGAGGTCACCTGGTTTTGACTCTGTTCTTTCACTAAACCTTTTTCCCTTTAGAAGGGCCAAAGTTACTGAGGTGGAGTTGAAGtagagaggagaaagggagtTGGGCAGGGGAAGATGCTGATGTTGGGAACTTGGGAGTCCTATGTTGTGCTTTtgtgagggaaaggaaagagaaatagcTGCAGTTTTCATAAGGAAAGTGAGAAGACCTTTTTATCTGAGCTCAGACAAAGCTCTGGTCCTCTACAtcactggaaagagaaataggCAAGAGAAGAGTTCTCAAAGTGAAAGTTGAAGATTTTGTACGCATATACAgtcttaattaaaattttaggGGAGCAGAGGTGCTTAATACTGAACATAGctaaatttttttgtaaaagtaaGTGTAATTCCACCCAAAAAAGCTCAGGCATTTTATTCCATAATCTCCATGGATTGTGAGGTTTTCTGCATCTGATCTTTCACATAGTATATAGACCAGTTTGGGACCTGCTTCTGTTCCCCAAATTGGTTTTTTATGCTGCCACACAAGCACGTGGATTCACCCTGTTTAGCCCTATGAAAAATTCTGACATATTTCACTTTGTCCATGTGTTTACACTTTCTCTTTGAAATGCTGTATACTGGTTGCTTATATATATGTGAGTGGATACATAGGTATAGAGAAAGACACCTTCTCTCACAGGTATTGCTATGAATGGATAGAaaggtatgtgtgtgtgcaaatCTGTACATGACAGAACAGTGTcctaatataaaaaaaaaccaacaagctgagagctgctgtggaTAGCAATGAAGGCTTACAGTAGGGGAAATAGTAATTTGTTAAGTATTGAATGTATTAAATGCAAAGTATTGATACTGGTAAAGATATACATGTGTGAATTTTTGGGATGTTTATAGTATTTTTGAAAGtttgaaaatctgatttattaGAAGAGTGGACACTATATTAATATACCAATAGAATGACTCTTTGAcaatatattgcttttttttcagcatatgcATATTTAGTTTCTGCAAAACTATAGACATACTTTACATTGTGCAAAACTAAGCTCATTCTCTTTTGAATCACATAAGTCAATGAgttaatttttgatattttgttttgagaGCTGTCACTGTCAAGTcataaaaaaagccaaccatactgaataattttaatcacattttgACATACCACAAGAAGAAGACATTTTGAGATGACAGTGGGTTTATGTAAAACTAATATATTGAGTGGTTACTGCtgtattatttaatatataaataggTATGAAGATAtgtattcatttaaaattactttgacgcctttctttcatttttttttctctattctttCTACTTTCTTCTCTCTAGGTCCTGCTAGCAAGTAGCTTTATACCACTATATGCAGGAATTAAACCAGTGGAATATAAAGGAGAGGTAATTTTTCATTAACTACCAACTTTCTTTTTATATGTTCTTTATTTATGATGTAGCTATTTGATATTAAGGGAAAGCAACTGCACTGCTGTATTTTGTAAGATAGTTATTGTTTCTGTTGATGTTGCAGATTAACACCAGGAGAGTTAATATGAGTTTACTCCTGTGTTGTTTCAGAAATTGTAGGTGCTGAGACTGAAATGATCTCTGTAACGTGAAACTGTTTCTAAAGATAGTGTCTGACACTTACTGTGAGAAGAAGCTTGTTTTGCTAAAGATTCTTCTCACCACAAGCTGTGTTACCAGCtttaaaatggtttattttgcagtttagAGGACCActaatgttttttctgtttgatggAAGAAATGATAGGGGAGGTTCTTGGCAAGTTGGATGCTGCTGGAGTCACGTGTTTTCATGTGTGTTGTCTTCATGTTCTGTATAGAATTACATGCTTACCAGGTACCTTCAAATCCCTTATGTttggaaaagcatttaaagaataaatttttcAGGAGTGTACACTATTATAAGAAAaccttttcacagttttttcaGTTTAGCTCCAAGAACGTTTTTGTCTGTcttacataaataaattaacacTCTAAGAATAATTTTAGAAGCAGGAAAATAGctatttctttctgagaaaaacTACATGATActtcttcctttatttccttgTATTCATACAGATGATTCTTCTGAAACCTCCATAATCCTCACAACCATCCTGCCAAAAAGCCACACAAAACCATATATATTTGCCCCTAGCTAGTAGTTGTTGTGTCAGAAAGCTTTTCAGCTTGAGAATTATATATATGACAATACATAtcagctgaaatatttgaagGGTTTAAATCAGTATTGTTTGACTACTTGAGTTAAACGGAGACTGCTTACAGCTTCCCAGGGTCTGGAATTTTTTGTCAATTGGAGTCTCTATGTTGCTTGTGCCATTTCAGAGGGGATCTTTGGATTTTTAGGTTCATTCTGCCATTagttaaaggggaaaaaagtgtaattgttaatttttttttgtggtgtctTTTCAATTAAGAAATTGAAAAGTTGGCCCAAGAGTTTTGTCCAAAACTTATTTAAACCCCATTGTATTGGATGAACAGTTCTATTATGATTGAATAGGTATTGTAATACTTACTGAAACCTTTTTAGACCTTTTTTTTAGCCCTGTAGTATTTACTGCAACCTTTTTTTCTAGGAGACAGTTCTCATTGCTGcctatgtttattttttgcattcaAAAGTTAAATCAATGAAAGCTTCACAGAAACTGATTCTTCTCTTAGTTGAAAACTTCTTTTCATTCCCAAAGCTTCTTACTGCTCTCCTTTAGTGAGATGCAGAAAAGACAGTTTCTGGGAATGAGGTTGCTTtcatttattgttatttttttggaaTGATTAGTTCTGCATGTCTGCACTGACTTTTCTCATATTCTGTGAAACAGTGCATTTGTGgattggattttttctttttttttttttgagaaaactgTTACCTGTAGATGCTTGTGACTTCCATTCTTTATTCCCAAGTGCTTAGAGCGGGATGAGAGCAAAACCTTGGGATCTCTCTTGCAGTAGTATTTCCTTGGTTTGGAATGAGGATATGTCGGTGTATAGTAGGGCCCAGAAGCACACATGGTAGAACCAGATACGTGGCATGTAACATCATGTTCCAGGCATGGTAAGCACTAAGTCATTAAGATAGATTGAATATTGATTTGGCTCTGCACAGTCACCTATCATATAGCATCACATTTCAAGCTTCCTGAAAGCTTTACTGTAACAGACCAGAGTTCTGTCTCTCTGCATTTACGTTGGTTTCAGGAGGTAAATTCCTTAGACCATAGGTCCTTGGTAGCATGGAATTCAGATTACTGCTTGCTAAGTACCTGAGTCTACAGGCCTTATCTGTGCTTTAGAGCAGTTGATCTGGATCTTCTCTGAGCTACATATATCACCTGCACCCATAGCACCACATCATCTGGGAGtgtttttgaaatgtatttcacTATATTACCTCTGCTATGTTACTACTACCATTATGCATCGTAAGTAAGTAAGTAAGCAGGTATGATGCACTTTTGCTGAAATAGTATCAGAAAATAACCAAACCTTTTGCTAGCCTGCCCATACTGCCTACAGAGATTGAACCCTAGGATTCCGTTTATGGTTCATGgcacttcagttttctttttagaaagaatACTTTCTGGGGAGCATTTGGCTTCACTTTGGGTTTAGCTAGTTTACCTGCTAGTGTGCATGCCTGCAGGCTACACTCTTGAGATGGATAAGCTAAATTTCATGTTATGGTGAACATAACATTAATCTCCTCAtattatgttttcttctgatttgaTGAGCCAAAAAATAATCTGACAAAGAAAGAAGTGTAAGATAACATCTGAGAATGTATTGTCTGTTTGTGACCTTAACAACTTATTACCTGGGTTGGGTTTTTCAGGTACCCTTGGACTAGGCTTCCAGTAACACCAGTGCAAACCTGCTCCGTGTGAAATTATCTTTCTTTGACTTAGTTTGGCGTCCTTTAATGTGACAAGGTTAATTTTTAAGACAGATAAAGATGAGCAGATGATTGAGTTGACTGTATTTGATGATGAGTCTGTAGTTTGTGTGATTGTGGTTATTATGGAACAGCTTTGTAAAAACCAAACTGATAAACGGGTAGATTCTGTTAGGTCAAGCCCACATCCTCATTCTCACtggctggtttggt from Chiroxiphia lanceolata isolate bChiLan1 chromosome 2, bChiLan1.pri, whole genome shotgun sequence includes these protein-coding regions:
- the PNPLA4 gene encoding patatin-like phospholipase domain-containing protein 4 isoform X2 — translated: MQCKHFAYGFAEEVRKLNFGAVTPGYDFMKTLREGIESILPANVHEIAENRLYVSVTNSKSGENRLVSNFPSREDLIKVLLASSFIPLYAGIKPVEYKGEKWVDGGLTNGLPILPFGRTVTISPFSGRLDICPQDKGRVDLYVKLAKQDMMLSLANLVRLNQALFPPDQEKMESLYQNGFDDAVRFLLKENWFE